gagtctatgggagacaggctttccgtaattcggagctttctggataacgggtttccggataaggggtccgatacctgtattaatatgcCAAACACAGTGGATACATAACTCAGTATGTTAACTAGCAATAACAGTATTAATATACTGATCAAAGCAACAACATAGTACCGAATGTACATTTACAACACCACAGTGTTAGTATAATAAACATAGCAAAGGCATGGCATAGAGCAGACTAGGAAAATAGTCATATGCTAGTAAAATTCATCTTAGTAGACAGTCCTTAGCaggatgttttttgttttttttttaatttttgtgtaaGATTCAACTACCAGAATAGTAGGTGTTACCAACAATAAATATGAGTCTGGCCAGACTAATAAGAATAGTCACACAGTCAGTAGTATAGCAGAAGGTTTGACCTTTCCAATCCTACAGACTCCAGGTGGATGCAATGAAGCCATAGTTAGCTGAGCTAATCAGGCTATTAGAAGCTTTCTTCTTTAAGGGGAATGGCATAAACATAATTTACCTGATTCCCCAATCCTTGCTCACTTTTCTACCATTGCACTTACCCATAGGCTTACCTACAACCTTAGTTTGGCAGCATTTTAGGGCTTTGCATTTGCAAGGATCACCGGCCAGAGGGGACAGAAAGAAAATCAGCAAAACTGctgatgagaaaaaaaaacaaataaaagacaaataaaaggTAAGGAAAACAAGATGCCAGCGATCTGCCCTGTAACAACCCTTTTAAAAAGGGAAGTAGTAAATGCCACTGCTACCTGCCCACAGTAATGTTGTAGGCATACATGGTATCTCACAACGCAAGTGGTCACTTTTAGTCCCCAGCTGCCTAACAGGGACAGCCAGGATAGCAAGTGTGTCACTGTGCATACCTCCATGGCTCTTCAGAGAAAGAGAGGTTGAACTTTCTCTGGTTTGGGTACTATACACTGGGACCAGGTAAGCCTAAAAGAAAAATTCTAACCTGAAAACAGGAATGCCCCATCAGCttcagaggacagaaaaaagacaCTCTTGAGAGGAAGGGGTGGATCTATATATAGGTGTGGTATCTGGAGCGattgtctaattatttttaattctgtcCTATCAGCTATCAGCGGGTGGAGTAAACCCATGAGTGAGTTTTACTCATGAGTGAATGCTGACATGGATAGCCAGGGAAATATGAATGTATTCTAGTCAGATCCCCCCGTCAACATTAAAACATTCAATCAACTGAAGAGCTTTaaagattaaggggcagatttagaattttagaatttcagaggttttttttttactaataaacTAACACTTTTAAAAAGAgtattttcttattaaaaaaatgtgtcaTAAATGTGAATACCTATCATTTTGAATTTTCCATCACTTTAATAGAATTAAAAGCTCCtccaaaaaattggaaaaaaaagaataCGTTAAAGTCACAAAACAATCCTAGGACAGCTTCAATAACTTTTTACATGACCTGAAACCATGAAACttttaaatggcatatttttacattgacATTTTTCACAtgtttgtttacaaaaaaaaagttcacatttttaattaaaaacagatttttcacATAATACAAATCTTGGACAAAAATACAACCTTTGATCAGCCTCTTTGGGTGAAACTTCTGCGACATTTCGACACAAAAATTTGcgtttgcgtcaaaaaaagggcagtcatatcaaaaaaaaaaagtactgtgtCAAtgagttttgagaattttccggtgaagtgagatggaacagattcgctcatcactaaatactaTAACAGCCTCTGTAATAAAATTTTATGTTTAGCTTCTTCCACAGCTTTTTCCCTAGAGAAGTACTGAACCACATTTCCCAATTTATAGAGTAATAAGAATACGTGTTTAGAAAAATAGCTAATGATGTTGTATTCTCTATAGAATATTTTTTCTTACACTgcttatataaactgggttcctaaagagaccggcagactctgtgcccctgcatggaacaaccttctgctcctcaggctgagcaaagacaagatctatctgactaatgtatttgtatgataaaaggcaCCTGACTTTTTTGTGTAGGACCATTGCAAGGTGAGTATTTAGGGAAGTAATGGGGGGCAGTGTGGGTTCATAAAAAGCTTAGTCTTGATTACTATTATCTAAGTAAGTAAATGATAGATTTGTATTGACTATTCTGTTAGCATTTTAACACTAAAAACTTTAGGACAGACTTGTGTTGATGTAACagatttaataaatgcaaaaagaaaaatatgatggAGAAGAAATCTATGGTACATTTTAGAATTATCTAATAATTATTATTCCCATTTGCTACATTGCTACATTGCTAcacatgatttttgttttttttaaagacctTGACAGATAATTAttgacattttgataaaatgtGTAATAGAACCAtcacaaaatgttctttttagatCTTTTGCATGGAGTAAAAGTTCTGCAAAGCATATTGTATATTGGAGTTACTCATATACACGGAGCTGTGATAAATACTCAGAGAAGGGATAAGGCTCCTGCCCTGAAGATCTGAGCTCGGAAACTGAAGCAGTGGTATTGGACCAGATTAATTTCCGTAAAGAAAAGGTTTGACACATGAAAATTTACAGACAAGATTTAATTTgaaatgcaattcaattcagaaaaacctAACAGTGGTTTATGACATAAAAACTATAAAAGTTCATGGGAAAATACTGGAACTGAATTTGCAGAAAAGTTTTTGCTCCTCAAATTAAAGCTTATCcaagagttttcacatgataaaccacaaGATAACTTTTGTAAAAAATCAGAATACAATATGTAGAATACAGATGCTGGATACTCAAttgatataattatttatttacatatttgatTAATTTGTTACTATAGTTTACTTTCAtacacaggaaggaagacttgaaaATGGCCtcagaaagtaaagaaaatgtttcaggattcatcatccaagggttctctgatactcctgagcttcatatctctctttttgtgctattccttggaatctatctcatcattctgctgggaaatctcatcatattcttagtcatttcatgcaatcctcacttacacacccccatgtacatattcttgcagaacctttcactcatagacatttctttctcctcaaatgttttacctaatttgctacatattcttctcacacaacaaaatatcatttcattcttggggtgtatgactcaaatgtatgtttttgggttCCTGGCTGCCAGTGAATTCttactcctgacggccatggcatatgatcgctatgttgccatctgtgatccccttcattacattgcccgaatgagcaggaaacactgtgctgggcttataactgcagcattcactggtggGTTTGTTGACCCTGTTGCCTATATTGTTCTTatacctaaactatcatattgtgcttcccatcttattaaccatttcttctgtgatgtcacagcattgctaaaactttcctgcagcagcacttttagtgtggaactttttaATTACATTGTAGGGACATTTCTGGGTTTCAGTTCTTTCCTCCTTATTCtgatctcatacatatttatcgtctctgctatcctgaaaatacaatcctcagaggggagacaaaaagccttttctacctgtgcttctcacctggcctgtgtgataaccctttatgtaaCAGCTCTTTccttgtatatgagacccaccacaagttattccctaaaaagagacaagtatttctcactgctgtacattgtcctgggccctgtgctaaatcctcttatttacacactgaaaaatagagaatttaaaTCTTCCTTTAATAAAGTGAGGCAaagatttttagcttttttttattttagataagTGTTAGCTAAAAAAGTCAATACAATTTCAATCTGGACAAGATAGGACACTGTGAGTGAGGGGAGACAGATTTAGGAACCACATGTATAGGTGACCTACACAAAAAATATGGCTTGCTTGTTCTAACCTTATAAACTGATTAAATGTTTCCCATTACATAATTTTACAGATTGGAACCTCTCGTAGAGAGAAGAACATTTAAACTCCAAACGTATAAAGGAGTAGGAGCATAGCGggttttcaataaggctagggggggctaagcctccccaaacctgcttggcacattaaaaaaaaaacctcactccgtttctgcactgtcctggaaatcttccaTTCCTGCAAGCCTGTTCTGCTGTGCTGTGGATCTTTcatcttgtggattctccaatcagagcacagctttcttgacagacaataaaattgaccaatcaaagcacagatgcagacagggttcgggagatattacaaagtGAAGGCGGTGCAGAAATGAAggctgaaaagaagaatctgcagctgtaactttacctgagaaccaactctcaacttttgctgcagatttcatcccactcccacaggtactatacataggtGCAACACCCAGgtgcaatacacaggtactatcagttctaaaggctgaatcactagctgacatgaaatggttttttgcctgacctgacatctataataatttataaactatCCCCTACCCTGAAAAACctcattgtgcatttatatatttgttttttgcagttactattttttttgctattgttttgttcatttctagttagttacagtggccaatgttgtgtatcagtgtcagtgttatagtgccagggcctgaatatctgccatcagtacctaCTGCTTTTCACGGCATATAATATGCtggtttttttaaatacagacttcatcttactgtatataatgtgcctggggtgtcagtacccactgcctttcttgctacaAAACTAatgtaaacacatctaaaggggtggttcacttttaagttaacttttagtatgatataaaatggcctattcctagcaagtttgcaattggtcttcctaattaattttttttaataatttgcttttctcttcttcctctttacagatttcaaatgggggccaaaaatgattgctctgcgaggctacaatgttattattattattatcatcattttttattacttatttttccatgtaggccccttaactattcatattcccatctcttgtttaaaccactacctggttgctagggtaaataaccattaaaaaccattaaaaataaaagaggaccaat
The sequence above is a segment of the Xenopus tropicalis strain Nigerian chromosome 7, UCB_Xtro_10.0, whole genome shotgun sequence genome. Coding sequences within it:
- the LOC108648073 gene encoding olfactory receptor 5A1-like, producing the protein MASESKENVSGFIIQGFSDTPELHISLFVLFLGIYLIILLGNLIIFLVISCNPHLHTPMYIFLQNLSLIDISFSSNVLPNLLHILLTQQNIISFLGCMTQMYVFGFLAASEFLLLTAMAYDRYVAICDPLHYIARMSRKHCAGLITAAFTGGFVDPVAYIVLIPKLSYCASHLINHFFCDVTALLKLSCSSTFSVELFNYIVGTFLGFSSFLLILISYIFIVSAILKIQSSEGRQKAFSTCASHLACVITLYVTALSLYMRPTTSYSLKRDKYFSLLYIVLGPVLNPLIYTLKNREFKSSFNKIGTSRREKNI